A window from Thiohalomonas denitrificans encodes these proteins:
- the uvrB gene encoding excinuclease ABC subunit UvrB, which translates to MSKSFVLKSGYSPAGDQQEAIHRLIDGLEAGEAGLTLLGVTGSGKTFTVANVIQQLQRPTLIMAHNKTLAAQLYGEMKEFFPENAVEYFVSYYDYYQPEAYVPASDTYIEKDASINDHIEQMRLSATKALLERPDTILVATVSAIYGLGDPQSYLGMVLHLSRGETVDQRQILRRLAELQYTRNDTELQRGNYRVRGEVIDIFPAESEREAVRVELFDDEIESLAYFDPLTGEVLSRVPRLTVYPKTHYVTPRQTILEAIDQIKEELKTRLNELYEANKLVEAQRLEQRTRFDIEMMIELGYCSGIENYSRYLSGRAPGEPPPTLFDYLPDDALLVVDESHVTVSQIGAMYRGDRSRKENLVTYGFRLPSALDNRPLKFEEFEQKAPQTIFVSATPGKYEAAHSGEVVEQVVRPTGLVDPELEVRPATTQVDDLLSEIRKRTANKERILVTTLTKKMAEDLTDYLEEHGARVRYMHSDIDTVERMEIIRDLRLGEFDVLVGINLLREGLDMPEVSLVAILDADKEGFLRSETALIQTIGRAARNVHGKAILYADRITGSMRRAIDETDRRREKQVAYNEAHGITPKGIQKAVRDILETGYPGAPGTAKRYAKVAEEVIKYASLSPAEFRQTLKELEEKMYQHARNLEFEEAAKVRDEIHKLKEQNMGLGEPAPD; encoded by the coding sequence ATGAGCAAGTCATTTGTTTTAAAATCGGGTTACTCCCCTGCCGGAGACCAGCAAGAGGCGATTCACCGCCTCATCGACGGCCTCGAGGCCGGAGAGGCCGGGCTGACCCTGCTGGGTGTGACCGGGTCGGGCAAGACCTTCACCGTCGCCAACGTGATACAGCAACTGCAGCGTCCGACGCTGATCATGGCCCACAACAAGACCCTGGCGGCCCAACTCTACGGCGAAATGAAAGAGTTTTTCCCGGAAAACGCCGTCGAGTATTTTGTCTCCTATTATGATTACTACCAGCCGGAGGCCTATGTTCCCGCCTCCGATACCTACATCGAGAAGGACGCCTCCATCAATGACCACATCGAACAGATGCGGTTATCCGCCACCAAGGCCCTGCTCGAACGGCCCGACACCATCCTGGTCGCAACCGTCTCCGCCATTTACGGGCTCGGTGATCCCCAGTCCTATCTGGGGATGGTGCTGCACCTGTCACGCGGCGAGACGGTCGACCAGCGTCAGATCCTGCGCAGACTGGCGGAGCTGCAATACACCCGCAATGACACCGAATTGCAGCGGGGCAACTACCGGGTGCGAGGCGAAGTCATCGACATCTTCCCGGCCGAATCCGAACGCGAGGCCGTCCGGGTTGAGCTGTTTGACGACGAAATCGAGTCCCTGGCCTATTTCGACCCCCTCACCGGCGAGGTTCTCTCCCGGGTACCGCGACTGACGGTCTATCCCAAGACCCACTACGTGACACCACGCCAGACGATCCTGGAGGCGATCGATCAGATCAAGGAGGAGCTCAAGACGCGCCTCAACGAACTCTACGAGGCCAACAAGCTGGTCGAGGCGCAGCGCCTGGAGCAGCGGACCCGCTTTGATATCGAGATGATGATCGAGTTGGGCTACTGTTCGGGAATCGAGAACTACTCGCGCTATCTCTCCGGGCGAGCGCCGGGTGAGCCGCCGCCGACACTGTTCGACTATCTGCCGGACGACGCACTGCTGGTGGTCGACGAGAGCCACGTCACGGTTTCGCAGATCGGCGCCATGTACCGGGGGGATCGCTCGCGAAAGGAGAACCTGGTCACCTACGGTTTCCGCCTCCCCTCGGCGCTGGATAACCGCCCCCTGAAGTTCGAGGAGTTCGAGCAAAAGGCGCCGCAGACCATCTTCGTCTCCGCGACGCCCGGAAAATACGAAGCGGCGCACTCCGGCGAGGTAGTAGAGCAGGTGGTGCGCCCCACCGGTCTGGTGGACCCGGAACTGGAGGTCCGCCCCGCCACCACCCAGGTGGACGACCTGCTTTCGGAAATCCGCAAACGAACCGCCAACAAGGAGCGGATCCTGGTCACTACCCTCACCAAGAAAATGGCCGAGGACCTGACGGACTACCTGGAGGAGCATGGTGCCAGGGTCCGCTACATGCACTCCGATATCGATACCGTGGAACGGATGGAGATCATCCGTGACCTGCGCCTGGGCGAATTCGACGTGCTGGTGGGCATCAACCTGCTACGCGAAGGTCTGGATATGCCCGAGGTCTCCCTGGTGGCCATTCTGGATGCCGATAAAGAGGGCTTTCTGCGTTCCGAGACGGCACTCATCCAGACAATCGGGCGTGCGGCCCGTAATGTGCATGGCAAGGCTATTCTCTACGCCGACAGGATTACCGGTTCCATGCGCCGCGCGATTGACGAGACGGACCGTCGCCGGGAGAAGCAAGTGGCCTACAACGAGGCCCACGGGATTACGCCGAAGGGCATCCAGAAGGCCGTGCGCGATATCCTCGAAACGGGTTATCCGGGAGCACCCGGCACGGCGAAGCGCTACGCCAAAGTCGCCGAAGAGGTCATCAAGTACGCCAGCCTGAGCCCGGCCGAATTCCGGCAAACGCTCAAGGAGCTGGAAGAGAAAATGTACCAGCATGCCCGCAACCTGGAGTTCGAGGAGGCAGCGAAGGTGCGCGATGAGATACACAAGTTAAAGGAGCAGAACATGGGTCTGGGCGAGCCCGCGCCGGATTAA
- the pyrF gene encoding orotidine-5'-phosphate decarboxylase, translated as MADNGPKIIAALDFPDSEQAFRLVERLSPERCRLKVGKELFVRGGPRLVEQLAADGYDVFLDLKFHDIPNTVARACEAAADLGVWMVNLHALGGRRMMEAAREALDKRQRRPLLIGVTILTSMGSEDLKEIQLPEDPEANVLHLARLAQRAGLDGVVCSPKEVAGLRREIAGEFRRVTPGIRPAWAATDDQKRITTPSDAIRLGSDYLVIGRPITAASDPLEALRKIEEELGV; from the coding sequence ATGGCTGACAATGGTCCGAAAATCATCGCGGCACTGGACTTTCCCGACTCGGAGCAGGCTTTCAGGCTCGTGGAACGGCTGAGCCCGGAAAGGTGCCGGCTGAAGGTGGGAAAGGAGTTGTTTGTTCGGGGCGGACCTCGGCTGGTGGAGCAGCTTGCAGCCGATGGCTATGATGTTTTCCTCGATTTGAAGTTTCACGATATTCCCAACACGGTGGCGCGGGCCTGTGAAGCCGCCGCCGATCTGGGGGTATGGATGGTCAACCTCCATGCACTGGGTGGGCGCCGAATGATGGAAGCGGCGCGCGAGGCCCTCGACAAGCGACAGCGCCGCCCCCTGCTCATCGGGGTGACGATCCTCACCAGCATGGGGAGCGAAGACCTGAAGGAGATCCAGCTGCCCGAGGATCCGGAGGCCAATGTTCTGCACTTGGCGCGCCTGGCCCAGCGTGCCGGCCTGGATGGTGTCGTTTGCTCGCCGAAAGAGGTCGCCGGTCTGCGGCGGGAGATTGCCGGTGAGTTTCGCCGGGTGACTCCGGGGATTCGCCCGGCCTGGGCAGCGACCGACGATCAGAAACGGATTACCACGCCGAGTGACGCCATCCGTTTGGGAAGCGACTACCTGGTGATTGGCAGGCCGATCACAGCCGCTTCCGATCCCTTGGAAGCCCTTCGCAAGATCGAAGAGGAACTCGGCGTCTAA
- the lapB gene encoding lipopolysaccharide assembly protein LapB, with translation MMLELLFLLLPVAAYSGWWTGSRSRGKKLEAGDTRFSAAYFKGLNFLLNEQPDKAIEVFVHMLEVDSETVETHFALGNLFLRRGEVDRAIRIHQNLIARPTLTREQRNQALFELGRDYMRAGLLDRAESLFLELMEDGNYGSPSLQQLIDIYQQEKEWERAIHTARRLDGRSGKQMRPTIAHFYCELAEAELGKGSSVQAQKMVKKALSEDKNCVRASLIEGRLLLNAGSPKAALKAYKRVEQQDPDYLPEVSEPVQICYSALQRPSEATVFLKDVLQRHGSASIALALVEQLQKLEGEERAVDFLTDYLEQHPSVRGMSRLIELKVAGSGEVQKQDFKILHTLVDNILTGKPVYKCGHCGFNGRTLHWQCPGCKHWSTIKPIHGVEGE, from the coding sequence ATGATGCTGGAGCTGCTCTTTCTGTTGCTGCCGGTGGCGGCTTACTCCGGTTGGTGGACCGGAAGCCGTTCGCGTGGAAAGAAGCTTGAAGCGGGGGATACACGTTTTTCGGCGGCCTATTTCAAGGGACTGAATTTCCTTTTGAATGAACAGCCGGATAAGGCGATTGAAGTCTTTGTCCACATGCTGGAGGTGGACAGTGAAACCGTCGAGACACACTTCGCACTCGGCAATCTTTTTCTGCGACGTGGCGAAGTGGATCGGGCTATTCGTATTCACCAGAACCTCATCGCCCGCCCAACCCTGACCCGAGAGCAAAGGAACCAGGCCCTGTTTGAGCTGGGGCGGGACTACATGCGCGCGGGACTGCTGGACCGTGCCGAAAGTCTGTTCCTTGAACTGATGGAAGACGGGAACTACGGCTCCCCTTCGCTGCAGCAATTGATTGATATCTACCAGCAGGAGAAGGAGTGGGAGAGGGCCATCCATACGGCACGGCGGCTCGACGGTCGGTCCGGTAAACAGATGCGGCCGACCATCGCTCACTTTTACTGTGAGTTGGCCGAGGCGGAACTGGGCAAGGGGAGTTCCGTACAGGCTCAGAAGATGGTTAAAAAGGCCCTTTCCGAGGACAAGAACTGTGTGCGAGCCAGTCTCATTGAAGGACGATTGTTGCTGAACGCGGGTAGCCCGAAGGCGGCGCTGAAGGCGTACAAACGTGTGGAGCAGCAGGACCCCGACTATTTGCCGGAAGTGAGCGAGCCGGTGCAGATTTGCTACAGCGCATTGCAGCGTCCATCGGAGGCCACCGTCTTCCTGAAGGATGTCTTGCAGCGCCACGGCTCGGCGAGTATCGCTCTGGCTTTGGTGGAGCAGTTGCAGAAGTTGGAGGGCGAAGAGCGGGCCGTCGACTTTTTGACCGATTACTTGGAGCAGCATCCATCGGTGCGCGGTATGTCGCGGCTGATCGAACTGAAAGTGGCCGGTTCCGGCGAAGTTCAAAAGCAGGATTTCAAAATTCTACATACTCTCGTGGACAATATTCTCACCGGTAAGCCGGTCTACAAATGCGGTCACTGCGGCTTTAATGGCAGAACGCTCCACTGGCAGTGTCCCGGTTGCAAGCACTGGAGCACTATCAAACCCATCCATGGCGTCGAAGGAGAATAA
- a CDS encoding lipopolysaccharide assembly protein LapA domain-containing protein — MKRILAFIILLCFAAAGLGFAVLNAGDVQLNYYFGEAVLPLALVVVGALAVGALLGLLSAAGMLLARKHESNRLRRRLRLAEQEIRNIRELPVRDSH; from the coding sequence GTGAAACGTATTCTGGCTTTCATCATTCTGTTGTGCTTCGCCGCCGCAGGGCTCGGTTTTGCCGTGCTGAACGCGGGTGATGTTCAGCTTAACTATTACTTTGGCGAAGCCGTGCTTCCTCTGGCACTGGTGGTTGTAGGGGCACTTGCGGTCGGGGCGTTGCTGGGACTCCTGTCCGCGGCCGGCATGCTGCTGGCCAGGAAACATGAAAGCAACCGTTTGCGCCGGCGGTTGCGTCTGGCTGAACAGGAAATCCGCAATATAAGGGAACTGCCGGTTCGGGACAGCCACTGA
- the ihfB gene encoding integration host factor subunit beta, with protein MTKSELIEILASKQSQLAQKDVELAVKTMLEHMAQTLASGDRIEIRGFGSFSLHYRPPRMGRNPKTGEAVSLGSKFVPHFKPGKELRDRVNDGMERGMEIRDNGTG; from the coding sequence ATGACAAAATCCGAACTGATCGAGATACTTGCCAGTAAACAGTCGCAGCTTGCTCAAAAAGACGTTGAGCTGGCCGTGAAAACGATGCTGGAGCACATGGCCCAGACACTGGCCAGTGGCGATCGAATCGAGATCCGTGGCTTCGGTAGCTTTTCGCTGCACTATCGGCCTCCCCGCATGGGTCGTAATCCGAAAACCGGTGAAGCGGTCTCTTTGGGCTCGAAGTTTGTGCCTCATTTCAAGCCGGGCAAGGAATTGCGGGACCGTGTCAATGACGGCATGGAACGCGGAATGGAAATCCGGGATAACGGTACCGGTTGA
- the rpsA gene encoding 30S ribosomal protein S1, whose amino-acid sequence MSESFAELFEQSLTNTQMRPGSIVTGTIVDVGQEVVVVNAGLKSEGMIPTEQFLNESGELEVQVGDQVEVALEAVEDGFGATRLSREKAKRAETWNRLEEASEAGETVNGRIVDKVKGGFTVELKDIRAFLPGSLVDVRPVRDTTYLEGKELEFKVIKLDRRRNNVVVSRRAVVEAETSEEREALLENLQEGQVVKGIVKNLTDYGAFVDLGGIDGLLHITDMAWKRVKHPSEIVNVGDEIDVKVLKFDRERNRVSLGLKQLGEDPWEDITRRYPESTRLYGKVTNLTDYGAFVEIEEGVEGLVHVSEMDWTNKNIHPSKVVQLGDEVEVMILDIDEERRRISLGMKQCATNPWEEFAATHNKGEKVSGNIKSITDFGIFIGLDGGIDGLVHLSDISWSETGEEAVRNYKKGEEVEAAILAIDAERERISLGIKQLEQDPFSSFVAENPKGSIVKGVVKEVDAKGAVVQLADQMEGFLRASELSRDRVEDARTVLNEGEEIEARFIGVDRKNRTINLSIKAKDMKEEADAMQDYNRQSAVVNPTLGDLLKEQMEKKSD is encoded by the coding sequence ATGAGCGAAAGCTTTGCAGAACTTTTTGAACAGAGTCTGACCAACACCCAGATGCGCCCCGGCTCCATCGTGACCGGCACCATTGTGGATGTAGGCCAGGAAGTGGTGGTCGTGAACGCCGGACTGAAATCGGAAGGCATGATTCCGACCGAGCAGTTCCTCAACGAGAGCGGCGAGCTGGAAGTGCAGGTCGGCGATCAGGTGGAAGTCGCATTGGAGGCCGTGGAAGACGGTTTCGGTGCCACTCGCCTGTCTCGTGAGAAAGCGAAGCGTGCCGAGACCTGGAACCGCCTGGAAGAGGCTTCCGAGGCTGGCGAGACCGTCAACGGCCGGATTGTCGACAAGGTCAAAGGCGGCTTTACCGTCGAACTCAAAGACATCCGTGCTTTCCTGCCGGGCTCCCTGGTGGATGTCCGTCCGGTACGCGATACCACGTACCTGGAAGGCAAAGAGCTCGAGTTCAAGGTCATCAAGCTGGACCGTCGCCGCAACAATGTCGTGGTTTCCCGTCGCGCCGTCGTCGAGGCAGAGACCTCCGAAGAGCGCGAGGCCCTGCTGGAAAACCTGCAGGAAGGCCAGGTCGTCAAGGGCATCGTCAAGAATCTTACCGACTATGGTGCCTTCGTGGACCTGGGTGGTATCGATGGCCTGTTGCACATCACCGACATGGCGTGGAAACGGGTCAAGCACCCCTCCGAAATCGTCAATGTCGGCGACGAGATCGATGTCAAGGTCCTCAAGTTCGACCGCGAACGCAATCGTGTATCCCTTGGTCTCAAGCAGCTGGGCGAGGATCCGTGGGAAGATATCACCCGTCGTTACCCGGAAAGCACACGGCTGTACGGGAAGGTCACCAACCTCACCGATTACGGTGCATTCGTGGAGATCGAAGAGGGTGTCGAAGGGCTGGTCCACGTTTCCGAAATGGACTGGACCAACAAGAATATCCATCCCTCCAAGGTGGTTCAGCTGGGTGACGAGGTCGAAGTGATGATCCTCGACATCGACGAGGAACGTCGTCGAATCTCCCTGGGCATGAAGCAGTGTGCCACCAATCCATGGGAAGAGTTCGCTGCCACCCATAACAAGGGTGAAAAGGTCTCGGGCAACATCAAGTCCATCACCGATTTCGGTATCTTCATCGGCCTGGACGGTGGCATCGACGGTCTCGTACACCTCTCCGATATCTCCTGGAGTGAGACCGGCGAAGAGGCGGTTCGCAACTATAAGAAGGGCGAAGAAGTCGAGGCAGCCATTCTGGCGATCGACGCCGAGCGCGAACGTATCTCTCTGGGGATCAAACAGCTCGAGCAGGATCCGTTCTCCTCGTTTGTTGCTGAGAATCCGAAGGGCAGTATCGTCAAGGGCGTGGTCAAGGAAGTGGATGCGAAGGGAGCCGTTGTACAGCTGGCCGACCAGATGGAAGGCTTCCTGCGTGCCTCGGAGCTGTCCCGCGATCGTGTCGAGGATGCCCGCACCGTGCTGAACGAGGGTGAGGAGATCGAAGCCCGATTTATCGGTGTCGATCGGAAGAACCGCACCATCAATCTTTCCATCAAGGCGAAGGACATGAAAGAAGAGGCCGACGCCATGCAGGATTACAACCGGCAGTCGGCGGTAGTCAATCCGACCCTGGGCGACCTGCTCAAGGAACAGATGGAAAAGAAAAGCGATTAA
- the cmk gene encoding (d)CMP kinase — protein MDRNNVPVVTVDGPSGVGKGTISQLLAKRLGWHFLDSGALYRLTALAARRHGVALDDEEALSGLAGSLDVRFEAGEHGGTALVFLENRDVTDDIRKEECGSDASVVAALLPVREALLQRQRAFRRSPGLVADGRDMGTAVFPDAPAKIFLTASPEVRAERRYNQLKQKGLDVNLPSLLREIAERDERDSNRSASPLRPAEDAIVIDTSELGVQDVFEQVMSAIAEKIEVD, from the coding sequence ATGGATCGGAATAACGTCCCGGTGGTTACGGTCGATGGGCCCAGTGGGGTCGGAAAGGGCACGATCAGCCAGCTTCTGGCCAAGCGCCTGGGGTGGCATTTCCTGGATAGCGGGGCCCTCTACCGTCTCACCGCACTTGCTGCCCGGCGGCATGGCGTGGCACTGGATGACGAGGAAGCCTTGAGTGGGCTTGCCGGTAGTCTCGATGTGCGGTTCGAGGCCGGGGAGCATGGTGGTACTGCGCTGGTTTTCCTGGAAAATCGAGACGTTACAGACGATATTCGGAAGGAGGAATGCGGCAGCGACGCCTCTGTGGTAGCGGCGCTGTTGCCTGTTCGCGAGGCCTTGCTGCAGCGCCAGCGCGCCTTCCGGCGGTCTCCGGGTCTGGTCGCTGATGGTCGTGATATGGGCACAGCGGTATTCCCGGATGCGCCTGCCAAGATCTTTCTGACAGCGAGCCCGGAGGTCAGGGCGGAAAGGCGTTATAACCAGTTGAAGCAAAAGGGTTTGGATGTTAACCTGCCCAGTCTTCTGCGAGAGATTGCCGAACGGGACGAGCGGGATAGCAATCGTAGCGCTTCGCCGCTCCGGCCTGCAGAAGACGCGATCGTGATCGACACTTCCGAACTCGGCGTGCAGGACGTGTTCGAACAAGTGATGTCGGCCATCGCCGAAAAGATTGAAGTAGATTGA
- the aroA gene encoding 3-phosphoshikimate 1-carboxyvinyltransferase, which yields MPTTNNKVEFLVKPGGCLSGRIRVPGDKSISHRSVMLGSLAEGITEVSGFLEGEDNLATLDAFRQMGVHIEGPEKGRLRIEGVGLHGLKPPGKPLYLGNSGTSMRLLTGLLAGQSFDVEMGGDVSLSKRPMRRVTDPLKTMGAQLETAPGGTPPIRIRGGAALKAIHYDLPVASAQVKSCLLLAGLYADGRTCITEPAPTRDHTERMLAGFGYPVGRTGSTVCVEGGGHLTASSIEVPADISSATFFMVGAAIAEGSDVLLEHVGINPTRIGVINILRLMGAELELGNEREVGGEPVADIRVRGSRLKGICIPEEQVPLAIDEFPALFVAAACAEGETRLTGARELRVKESDRIQVMADGLNILGIDACPTEDGMVIQGGTLGGGMVESHGDHRIAMAFAMAALRANDNIRILDCANVNTSFPGFVGLAAEAGLSVTEG from the coding sequence ATGCCAACGACTAACAACAAAGTGGAATTTCTGGTCAAACCGGGCGGGTGTCTCTCAGGACGTATCCGTGTGCCAGGCGACAAGTCGATCTCCCACCGCTCGGTGATGCTCGGCTCGCTGGCTGAAGGGATAACGGAGGTCAGCGGCTTTCTGGAAGGGGAGGACAATCTCGCCACTCTCGATGCCTTTCGGCAGATGGGAGTCCATATTGAAGGGCCTGAAAAAGGCCGGCTGCGGATCGAAGGTGTGGGTCTGCACGGCCTGAAACCACCGGGGAAACCGCTCTATCTGGGCAATTCGGGGACCTCCATGCGTCTGCTGACCGGCCTGCTGGCGGGGCAGAGCTTCGACGTGGAGATGGGTGGAGATGTCTCCCTCTCGAAGCGGCCGATGCGCCGCGTCACCGACCCGTTGAAGACCATGGGGGCGCAGTTGGAAACCGCGCCGGGGGGTACACCGCCGATTCGTATCCGCGGTGGTGCTGCGTTGAAGGCGATTCACTACGACCTTCCGGTGGCCAGCGCTCAGGTCAAATCCTGTCTGCTGCTGGCCGGCCTGTATGCGGACGGTCGTACCTGCATCACTGAACCGGCGCCGACCCGGGACCATACCGAACGGATGCTCGCGGGTTTCGGCTACCCCGTAGGTCGGACCGGTTCGACGGTTTGTGTCGAAGGTGGCGGGCATCTGACCGCCAGTTCGATCGAGGTACCGGCCGATATCTCTTCGGCGACCTTCTTTATGGTTGGCGCCGCCATCGCCGAGGGTTCCGATGTGCTTTTGGAGCATGTGGGTATCAATCCCACCCGTATCGGCGTCATTAATATCCTGCGCCTGATGGGAGCGGAGCTCGAGCTTGGCAACGAACGCGAGGTTGGCGGTGAACCGGTGGCGGACATTAGAGTCCGGGGCAGTCGATTGAAGGGGATTTGTATTCCCGAGGAACAGGTACCCCTGGCTATTGACGAATTCCCCGCACTTTTCGTGGCTGCCGCCTGTGCCGAAGGTGAAACGCGACTGACCGGCGCCCGGGAACTGAGGGTCAAGGAGAGTGACCGTATTCAGGTGATGGCGGATGGGCTCAATATCCTGGGCATCGATGCGTGTCCCACGGAAGACGGTATGGTGATCCAGGGCGGTACGCTGGGTGGCGGAATGGTGGAGAGCCATGGCGACCACCGTATTGCCATGGCCTTCGCGATGGCGGCACTGCGAGCGAATGACAACATTCGTATCCTCGACTGCGCCAATGTCAACACCTCCTTCCCCGGGTTCGTCGGTTTGGCTGCCGAGGCGGGATTGTCAGTGACCGAGGGCTAG
- a CDS encoding prephenate dehydrogenase: protein MVRRLAIIGVGLIGGSLARALRVAGGVGEIVGCGRDEGQLVRAVELGIIDRYSTDPAEAVGGADGVVIGTPVGAMESILEAIRPHLADGAIITDVGSTKGSVVAAAHRVFGSRCPPGFVPGHPIAGTERNGVEASFAELFQRRRVILTPLPESDAGATAAVRAMWEKTGAVVETMTPQHHDEVFAATSHLPHLLAYSLVNTLATLDEKVEIFRYAAGGFRDFTRIASSNPRMWHDISLANRDALLKVMDRFEGDLHQMRQAIEAGDGDYLLEVFTRAKEARDCFVDKAEE from the coding sequence CTGGTGCGACGTTTGGCAATCATCGGCGTCGGCCTGATCGGCGGTTCGCTGGCTCGCGCCTTGCGGGTGGCCGGCGGCGTCGGAGAGATTGTCGGCTGCGGGCGCGATGAGGGCCAGTTGGTGCGGGCGGTCGAATTGGGCATTATCGACCGGTATAGCACCGATCCGGCGGAAGCCGTGGGCGGGGCTGACGGCGTGGTTATCGGCACCCCGGTAGGGGCTATGGAGTCCATTCTGGAAGCCATTCGTCCCCATTTGGCCGATGGTGCAATCATCACGGATGTGGGCAGCACCAAAGGTTCAGTAGTGGCGGCGGCTCACCGGGTATTCGGGTCGCGCTGTCCGCCCGGGTTCGTTCCCGGTCACCCGATTGCGGGAACCGAACGCAACGGAGTGGAAGCCTCGTTTGCTGAACTGTTCCAGCGGCGGCGCGTGATCCTCACGCCGTTGCCGGAAAGCGATGCGGGTGCCACGGCGGCGGTACGGGCGATGTGGGAGAAGACCGGCGCAGTGGTCGAGACCATGACACCTCAGCACCATGATGAGGTGTTCGCCGCCACCAGCCACCTGCCTCACCTGCTGGCCTACAGTCTGGTCAACACCCTCGCCACCCTGGACGAAAAGGTGGAGATCTTCCGCTACGCCGCCGGTGGCTTCCGCGACTTTACCCGCATTGCCTCGAGCAACCCGCGCATGTGGCACGACATCTCTCTGGCCAATCGTGATGCCCTCCTGAAGGTGATGGACCGTTTCGAAGGTGATCTTCACCAGATGCGGCAGGCCATAGAGGCCGGCGACGGCGACTATCTGCTGGAGGTCTTCACCCGCGCCAAAGAGGCGCGTGACTGTTTCGTGGATAAGGCGGAAGAATAG
- the aroF gene encoding 3-deoxy-7-phosphoheptulonate synthase: MIIIMSTGVSEEHIAGVEKRLESMGLGSNVSRGIERTVIGAIGDETKADKEALQALPGVEDVIRVMKPYKIVARSYHKEDTVVDIGGVKLGGNTVQVIAGPCSVETQEQMDRAAEMVVAAGCRLMRGGAFKPRTSPYSFQGHGVEGLEIFRAAADKQKLPIVTELMDVRSLDAFDEYNVDAIQIGTRNMQNFDLLKEVGRIQKPVILKRGMSATIKEWLMSAEYIAAGGNHNIIFCERGIRTFETYYRNVLDVTAIPVLKKETHLPVIVDPSHAGGKAWMVPALARAAVAAGADGLLVEMHPSPCEAWCDADQAITPDELNALMGELRGIAKAIGRDV, translated from the coding sequence ATGATCATCATCATGAGCACCGGTGTCAGCGAAGAGCACATCGCCGGTGTTGAAAAACGGTTGGAGTCCATGGGGCTGGGGAGCAATGTCTCCCGGGGTATCGAACGCACGGTAATTGGCGCGATCGGTGACGAGACCAAGGCGGACAAGGAAGCACTGCAGGCGCTGCCCGGCGTCGAGGATGTGATTCGCGTCATGAAGCCCTACAAGATCGTCGCCCGCTCCTACCACAAGGAGGACACCGTGGTGGACATCGGCGGCGTCAAGCTGGGTGGGAATACCGTGCAGGTGATTGCCGGTCCCTGTTCCGTGGAGACCCAGGAGCAGATGGACAGGGCGGCGGAAATGGTCGTCGCTGCGGGGTGCCGGCTGATGCGGGGCGGGGCCTTCAAGCCGCGCACCAGCCCCTACTCCTTCCAGGGCCACGGCGTGGAAGGACTGGAGATCTTTCGCGCCGCGGCGGACAAGCAGAAGCTGCCGATCGTCACTGAGTTGATGGATGTGCGCAGTCTCGATGCCTTTGACGAGTACAACGTGGACGCCATCCAGATCGGCACCCGCAATATGCAGAACTTTGATCTGCTGAAAGAGGTAGGTCGGATCCAGAAGCCGGTGATCCTCAAGCGCGGCATGTCGGCGACCATCAAGGAGTGGCTGATGTCGGCCGAGTACATTGCCGCCGGCGGTAACCACAACATCATCTTCTGCGAGCGTGGCATTCGTACATTCGAAACCTACTATCGCAACGTCCTGGACGTCACTGCCATACCGGTCCTGAAGAAGGAGACCCACCTGCCGGTCATCGTCGATCCGAGCCACGCCGGCGGCAAGGCGTGGATGGTCCCGGCCCTGGCTCGCGCGGCCGTGGCCGCCGGTGCCGACGGTCTGCTGGTGGAGATGCATCCGAGTCCGTGCGAGGCCTGGTGCGATGCCGATCAGGCTATTACACCCGATGAACTCAACGCACTGATGGGTGAGCTCCGGGGGATCGCCAAAGCCATCGGTCGGGATGTCTGA